Part of the Cryptosporangium arvum DSM 44712 genome, CCGGCCCGGGTGTACGACGCGTTGCTCGGCGGCAAGGACAACTTCGCCGCCGACCGCCAGGTCGCCGACGCGATCCGGGCCAACCCCGCCGGGGAGATCGGCCCGCTCGCGAACCGCGACTACCTGCGCCGGGTCGTCACGTTCCTGGCCGGCGAGGTGGGCATCGACCAGTTCCTCGACGTCGGCACCGGGCTGCCCACGTCGCCGAACGTCCACGAGGTCGCGCAGAGCGTCAACCCGGCCGCGCGCGTGGTGTACGTCGACAACGACCCGATCGTTCTCGTGCACGCCCGCGCGCTGCTCGTCGGCGGCACCACCAGCTACGTCGACGCCGACATCCGCGACCCGGAGACGATCCTCGCCCACGCGCGGGTGACCCTCGACTTCCACCGGCCGGTGGCGCTGCTGCTGCTCGCGATCGGCCACTTCCTGGACGACGAGGACGACGCCTACGGGGTGGTCCGGCGTCTGGTGGACGCTCTACCGCCGGGTTCGTACCTCGCGATGTCGCACCTCACCGGCGAGTTCCAGCCCGAGGAGACGAAGAAGACCGAGGCGATGTACAAGGCGCAGGGCATGACGCTGCGTGCCCGGACCAAGGACGAGTTCACGCGGTTCTTCGACGGCCTGGAGCTGGTGGAGCCGGGCGTGACGCTCACCCACCGGTGGCGGCCGGACGCGCTGGACCGCGTCCCCGCCGACACCCCGGGGGAGCAGGCACCCGGCTACGGAGCCGTCGCCAGGCGCTAGGTGGGCCGTGTCCCGCGGATCCGGACCCGGCCGCCGGCCGCCGGCCTAGAACTTGTCGCGCCAGCTTCGCTTCGGACGCCAGCCGAGGAGCCGTTCGGCCTTGGCGCAGTCGATCCCGCTGGCGTCGGGGCGCGTGACCGGACGCAGTTCCGTCGGCGCATCCGGGTACACCGCGCGCCAGGTCGCGTGCAGGTCCCGGCCGCCGATCGTGTCCGCGGCTGCGATGTAGAGCACCTCGTGACCGGGGACGTCGGACTCCGCGGCCAGCACGATCGCGTCGCCGAGGTCGTCGGCGTCGACGTAGGACCAGCCGGTGAGGCTCTGTGCGTCCGGGTCCTCGAGCATCGGACCGAGGTTGAGCGGGTAGCTGGCGTCGTTCTGCACCCAGGTGGGGCGCAGCGACAGGATCTTGACGTCGGAGCGCTGCACGGCCGCGTCGCACAGCTGCTCGCCGAAGAACTTCGAGAGCCCGTACGGGTCGTGCGGTGTGCACGGGTGCTCTTCGTCCAGCGGCAGGTACCGCGGGTAGGCCGGACGCTCGGCGAAGTGGAAGCCGGTGGCGGTCTCGCTGGAGATGTTCACCAGGCGGGGCACGCCCCAGCGCACGCAGGCCTCGACGACGTTGAACAGGGCGCCGATGTTGTTGGTGAAGACCGTGGCGGGCGCGTGGCTGCCGGGCGCCGGGATCGCGGCGGCGTGGACCACAGCGTCGTAGCGGCCGCCCTTCGGTCCCTCGCCCGCGCTGATGCCCCCGACCAGCGCGTACGCGTCGCCGGCGGCGCCGAGGTCGGCGGTCACGTACGGCACGCGGTCGACCGGAGCGGCGTCCGGAGCCGGTCGGTTGAAGCTCGGTGGCGTCAGGTCCGACGCGGTGACGTCGTGCCCTGCGGCGACGAGCGCGGCGACCGCGGCGGCGCCGACTTTGCCTCGTGCGCCGGTTACCAGAATCCTCATGTGTTACCCCCTAGGAATGCGCCTCGTGATCATGGCCGATACGCACGTGCCGAAACGCGCCCGGGACCTTCCGTCCGCTCTCTGGGCCGCCGTCGACGACGCTGACCTGGTGATTCACGCGGGCGACTGGGTGGATGCCAGGCTCCTGGACACGCTCGGGGAACGGAGCGCGCGGCTCGTCGGTGTGTACGGCAACAACGACGGACCGGCGTTGCGGGCACGGCTGCCCGAGGTCGCCCGGCTCACGCTCGACGGCCTGCGCCTCGCGGTGGTGCACGAGACGGGGGCGGCGGCCGGCCGGGAACGCCGGTGCGCGGCGGCCTACCCCGACACCGACGTGCTCGTTTTCGGGCACTCGCACATCCCGTGGGACACCACCGCGCCGAACGGCCTGCGCCTGCTCAACCCCGGCTCACCCACCGACCGGCGTCGGCAGCCCTACGCGACGTTCCTGACCGCGCGCGTCGAGGACGGGGTGCTCACCGCGATCGACCTGCACCGCGTCGAGCGGTGAGCACCCCGGGCGGCCCACCGGATCAGGCCGGGTTGCGCCAGGCGCGTCCGTGCCGCCCGATCAGGCGATCGGCGTCCGACGGCCCCCAGGACGCCGCCTCGTACGTCGGGATCGGGCTCTTGTCGTTCGCCCAGTGCTCGATGATCGGGTCGACGATGCGCCAGCACTGCTCGACCTCGTCCGTCCGGATGAACAGCGTCGCGTCGCCGAGCAGGGCGTCCAGGATCAGCCGCTCGTAGGCCTCCGGCGACTCCTCCTGGAACGTCTGGTCGTACGAGAAGTCCATGCTCGCGGTACGCACCCGGAACGAGTGGCCCGGCACCTTCGCGCCGAACCGCAGCGAGATGCCCTCGTTGGGCTGGATGCGCAGGATCAGCGCGTCGGCTTCGAGCTCGGTGAGCTGGTTGCCGGGGATCGGCAGGTGCGGGGGACGTTGGAACGTGAGCGCGACCTCGGTGACCCGGGCCGGTAGCCGCTTGCCGGTGCGGACGTAGAACGGCACGCCCGCCCAGCGCCAGTTGTCGACGTCGAGCCGGAGCGCGGCGTAGGTCTCGGTCCGCGAGAGCGGGTCGACGCCCTGCTCGTCGCGGTAACCGGCCATCAGCTCCTCGCGGGTGCCGCCCCGGGTGTACTGACCGCGAACCGCCACGTCGGCGACGTCCCGGTCGGTGGGCAGCCGGATCGCCTGGAGCAGCTTGACCTTCTCGTTGCGCAGCGCCTCGGCGCCGAACGAGGCCGGCGGCTCCATCAGGGCCAGCGCGAGCACCTGGAGCACGTGGTTCTGGACGATGTCACGCATCGCGCCCGCGGTCTCGTAGAAGCTGCCCCGGGTGCCGACGCCGAGCGTCTCGGCCACCGTGATCTGCACCGAGTCGACCCAGGACCGGTCCCAGATGGGCTGGAAGATCGAGTTCGCGAACCGCAGCGCGAGGACGTTCTGGACGGTGTCCTTGCCCAGGTAGTGGTCGATGCGGAAGACCTGGGGCTCCTCGAACGCGCTGTGCACGGTCGCGTCGAGCTGCCGGGCGCTGTTCAGGTCGCTGCCGTACGGCTTCTCGATGACGAGCCGGGAGAA contains:
- the zwf gene encoding glucose-6-phosphate dehydrogenase, coding for MDIGPHYSNDRSAPPSTLVIFGASGDLTRRKLIPAVASLARHGRLPQEFALVGVARTPMSDEQFQESILGGNGLGDLQQLAGGGLRYVSGGYDDPETYKTLATLLDELDQQRGTRGNHLFYLSTPPQAFSPIINGLALAGLNRARTEEGFSRLVIEKPYGSDLNSARQLDATVHSAFEEPQVFRIDHYLGKDTVQNVLALRFANSIFQPIWDRSWVDSVQITVAETLGVGTRGSFYETAGAMRDIVQNHVLQVLALALMEPPASFGAEALRNEKVKLLQAIRLPTDRDVADVAVRGQYTRGGTREELMAGYRDEQGVDPLSRTETYAALRLDVDNWRWAGVPFYVRTGKRLPARVTEVALTFQRPPHLPIPGNQLTELEADALILRIQPNEGISLRFGAKVPGHSFRVRTASMDFSYDQTFQEESPEAYERLILDALLGDATLFIRTDEVEQCWRIVDPIIEHWANDKSPIPTYEAASWGPSDADRLIGRHGRAWRNPA
- a CDS encoding metallophosphoesterase family protein — protein: MRLVIMADTHVPKRARDLPSALWAAVDDADLVIHAGDWVDARLLDTLGERSARLVGVYGNNDGPALRARLPEVARLTLDGLRLAVVHETGAAAGRERRCAAAYPDTDVLVFGHSHIPWDTTAPNGLRLLNPGSPTDRRRQPYATFLTARVEDGVLTAIDLHRVER
- a CDS encoding NAD-dependent epimerase/dehydratase family protein; translation: MRILVTGARGKVGAAAVAALVAAGHDVTASDLTPPSFNRPAPDAAPVDRVPYVTADLGAAGDAYALVGGISAGEGPKGGRYDAVVHAAAIPAPGSHAPATVFTNNIGALFNVVEACVRWGVPRLVNISSETATGFHFAERPAYPRYLPLDEEHPCTPHDPYGLSKFFGEQLCDAAVQRSDVKILSLRPTWVQNDASYPLNLGPMLEDPDAQSLTGWSYVDADDLGDAIVLAAESDVPGHEVLYIAAADTIGGRDLHATWRAVYPDAPTELRPVTRPDASGIDCAKAERLLGWRPKRSWRDKF
- a CDS encoding SAM-dependent methyltransferase, whose protein sequence is MDADTSAQLDTGTPHPARVYDALLGGKDNFAADRQVADAIRANPAGEIGPLANRDYLRRVVTFLAGEVGIDQFLDVGTGLPTSPNVHEVAQSVNPAARVVYVDNDPIVLVHARALLVGGTTSYVDADIRDPETILAHARVTLDFHRPVALLLLAIGHFLDDEDDAYGVVRRLVDALPPGSYLAMSHLTGEFQPEETKKTEAMYKAQGMTLRARTKDEFTRFFDGLELVEPGVTLTHRWRPDALDRVPADTPGEQAPGYGAVARR